The DNA region ttttcttttatttttcaattccaaACATAAAAGAAGGTTAACGGTTTTAAACGCTTTTGGacgaaaaaagttaaaaaaggtTATGGTTGTTAAACGCTCAATAATACAAGGGtactattgaaaataaaaaaacttaggactaccattgataaagtgccaaaactcaAAGGTACTATTGAcaattttcctttaaataaTTATTGTCCATTTGATTGTTAatactaaaatatattaatcaaaTGATTTGtgatgtaaattttcatgaaaattatcaaatcattcccatggtaataaaacgttgattataaaaaaattgttcataattttttatatatcatatttttaaatgaCAATGCACtgaaataaattttctaaagaaaataaaataattaaaggaGAACAAGCATAACCATTATAATTATTTAGAGTTTTAATTCCAATTAATATCACACTTATTTTTTCAATATCGTTCTCACTATTTGATAacgttaaaaaaaatgtaatgacacttaggggccgtttggttcgcacaagggaatcggaatggaatcaggaaagggaatgaaggagaaagaaatggattcccctaatttagcctagttgtttggttgtgttcaggaaacggaatgaactgctgaatgattccctttgtgactgtttggttcaagctaaggaatcaaaatttgattttttaaattcttttatattttctccaaaaataagtagttgttatatgataaacttgaaaaaattattttttgaaaaaacataactctaaataataacaacgtagctcgattaattacatataatGACTTGTTTGTAGATCAAAATACATACGAAAAGTGTTCTAGTCCTTTTCAAAATCATTCATGGAACCACAACATTAGATCTAAGCATTACTATTTCCTCCAAGAAGACTCTTAACATAATCACTTTTCAAAGCGTCGGGACACTTTGAAAATATGAGGAGCTTGTTTGGTTGTGAGGTTAGAATGTTAGCCACTTCAAAAACTTGGTTAGGAGTTACACCTTCTAAATTAAAAGATAGTAGTTCCTCTAACACTTTCTCAGTCTGTTCAACTACTTTTTGCTCACGATCATCAGTGCGGGCCATCACATTTGCCATAGTTGAAAGATGAACATTCATGTCTTTCATGAATGCTTGTAAGCTAGCCAACTCATTAGAACTACCTTCACCAGCATTTCCTCTCTTACTTCTTTTATTAGAAGTTTTTtcagttttcatttttttagcaGGAGGAGAAGTAACAGTTTGAGTGGCATTACCACTAGCATCAATTccctcatcatcacttgaatcaagtGTAACTTGTGGAGGGGCAACGTTTTGCAAATTCTGTATTGCTTCAACATAATCTTCAGCTGGTTTTCCGGTAGCGTAATCCTTGCCG from Amaranthus tricolor cultivar Red isolate AtriRed21 chromosome 3, ASM2621246v1, whole genome shotgun sequence includes:
- the LOC130807695 gene encoding uncharacterized protein LOC130807695 isoform X2, which translates into the protein MDESSASGGGRGKNKRFWTAQEDKALVEALSELAVDPHWRCENGFRSGYMVRLEELIGKALPGCGLKALPHIDSRLKTLVAKFRAISQMLNTSGFVWDDEKKMISVDRAVYDEYCKNHPNCKNLFGVSFPHFHELMNVYGKDYATGKPAEDYVEAIQNLQNVAPPQVTLDSSDDEGIDASGNATQTVTSPPAKKMKTEKTSNKRSKRGNAGEGSSNELASLQAFMKDMNVHLSTMANVMARTDDREQKVVEQTEKVLEELLSFNLEGVTPNQVFEVANILTSQPNKLLIFSKCPDALKSDYVKSLLGGNSNA